AGCTTTATTGATTTTAAAACCAATATCGTTGTATTTTTTCTCTAAGAAAAGCTGTTCCGGTGTAACTGTCTTATAGATAGCCTGCATTTCTGATGCAAGCTGTGCTTTTTCTTCTCCTTTGAATATTTTGAAACGCCAAGGTTTGGTACGTTTGTGGTTAGGAGCAAATGTGGCCGCATTTAAAATTCCCTCCAATACTTCCTGAGATATCTCTGTATCAGTATAATCTTTTGGAAAAATACTTCTTCTTTGCTCTATGATTTCTTTTAAAATGGATGCATTATTCATACCTGCAAATTTACAACATGGAATTCAATCTCTTCCATTTAAAATGTTAAGTATTTACGTCCTGATTA
This region of Chryseobacterium culicis genomic DNA includes:
- a CDS encoding nitroreductase is translated as MNNASILKEIIEQRRSIFPKDYTDTEISQEVLEGILNAATFAPNHKRTKPWRFKIFKGEEKAQLASEMQAIYKTVTPEQLFLEKKYNDIGFKINKADAVVSIVVNFSGMVPEWEEIAATSMAVQNMYLTCTANNIGCYWSSPKIVEELKNSLTIEENQKCLGLFYMGTI